The following are encoded together in the Capsulimonas corticalis genome:
- a CDS encoding bpX6 domain-containing protein — protein sequence MNLVKPRALVHQGVIDAIGLFFDFALLGEPEARRRVLALWEPGATVHAVAGGLLLRWAHAREIDCRRTPGLPLTLRDDVLTGSPLTSDEWEEIAPPPRSFCRIQDGVTTLHALTEDTRTDPAAWLDVSDWPVMTVQTLGAPLAPPQMFTEAAAFDARRQLGGIPAPSPDMLSVLMRLRASFAAKEAQTPAAIGTQSLGAIFGNLFNPLTLLLAAFGAGAGAASGGSGARNTAASPTPPEWLGRFLNQFLRMTKLGQVFGVRQARYLSKMIRMFEQGDFAEALRHALPLAGADGGASNPWPAFGLPSRRDSLQIRPGQNAPGSALGLGVNLYENLQQIYRSAFARLEAAGRIDEAAFVLAELLHANEEAVAFLERHGRLRLAAEMAEARELPPGLIVRQWFLAGDAGRAAEIARRTGAFADAVTRLERTDKKHGHTLRMVWAGTLAGQGDYSAAVDIAWPVPEGRALTHEWIRRVLELGGAPAARMLARRLALEPDSFPDVRERAQALLGGDAELAAARLAFAESLIKESRTPAASALTRAATRALIEDAAEGSIALAPAWLAKLVQFSGDGALKADSPPAPLSPRPRLAERTTALEITIDAADTGALPVLDAAWLPDGRCVAALGEAGARMLARDGRTVAHFDQPAHRLVLSDSGDRALALAPRGDAVHLARLDFLQRTARSWRDVRLDSWAKSYDGSLWFVAEGTDFLAIDALADDYKALWRTPNIPGRITQIARSAAACSFLVRVTEDVDPWGVPKPLEHELWQRWLLALPALSLRARPEIPQPAMGYVDLRRVVAPSGSIAELRIQLPTDDSADVFSTALALYESSGSGIPQLTRQVFFHKENKPLHIALSDEWIVASTSTENGVCCRLLDTKTLTVRLRIHLNGAKTVSARVGLENVTIGDDRGRLLVVDLRRGDLVRDLRVG from the coding sequence ATGAATCTTGTGAAGCCGCGCGCGCTTGTCCATCAAGGCGTCATCGACGCCATCGGGTTATTCTTTGACTTTGCCCTGCTCGGCGAGCCCGAGGCGCGCCGTCGCGTGCTCGCGCTCTGGGAGCCGGGCGCGACGGTTCACGCCGTCGCGGGCGGGCTCCTCTTGCGCTGGGCGCACGCGCGGGAGATCGACTGCCGCCGGACACCCGGGCTGCCGCTCACGCTGCGCGACGATGTGCTGACCGGATCGCCGCTGACCTCCGACGAGTGGGAAGAGATCGCGCCGCCGCCGCGCAGCTTTTGCCGGATCCAGGACGGCGTGACGACGCTGCACGCGCTGACGGAGGACACGAGGACCGATCCGGCGGCGTGGCTTGATGTCTCTGACTGGCCGGTAATGACCGTCCAAACCCTCGGCGCGCCTCTCGCGCCGCCGCAGATGTTCACGGAAGCCGCCGCTTTCGACGCTCGCCGGCAGCTGGGCGGCATTCCCGCCCCGTCGCCGGACATGCTGTCCGTATTGATGCGGCTTCGGGCAAGCTTCGCCGCGAAGGAAGCGCAGACGCCGGCGGCCATCGGGACGCAATCGCTGGGGGCGATATTCGGGAATCTTTTCAATCCCCTCACCCTGCTGTTGGCTGCTTTCGGCGCCGGGGCAGGGGCCGCTTCCGGGGGATCAGGCGCGCGCAATACTGCTGCAAGTCCCACACCGCCGGAGTGGCTCGGGCGATTTCTCAATCAGTTCCTCCGTATGACAAAGCTGGGGCAGGTCTTCGGCGTGCGGCAGGCGCGTTATCTTTCGAAGATGATACGAATGTTCGAGCAAGGGGATTTCGCGGAAGCGCTCCGGCACGCCCTGCCGCTCGCCGGCGCCGATGGCGGGGCCAGCAACCCCTGGCCGGCGTTCGGCCTTCCCAGCCGCCGCGACTCGCTGCAAATCCGTCCCGGCCAGAACGCCCCGGGCTCCGCGCTGGGCCTCGGCGTGAACCTCTACGAAAATCTCCAGCAGATCTATCGAAGCGCGTTCGCGCGGCTGGAGGCGGCGGGGCGGATCGATGAGGCCGCGTTTGTCCTCGCGGAGCTGCTGCACGCCAACGAAGAGGCCGTCGCCTTTCTGGAGCGCCACGGACGCCTTCGACTGGCGGCGGAGATGGCGGAGGCGCGCGAGCTGCCGCCGGGGCTGATCGTGCGCCAATGGTTCCTGGCCGGCGACGCCGGCCGAGCCGCCGAGATTGCGCGGCGCACGGGCGCGTTCGCCGACGCCGTCACGCGGCTGGAGCGCACGGACAAAAAGCATGGCCACACATTACGCATGGTCTGGGCGGGGACGCTCGCGGGCCAGGGCGACTACTCCGCCGCCGTCGATATCGCGTGGCCGGTCCCCGAAGGCCGGGCGCTGACACACGAATGGATCCGGCGCGTGCTGGAGCTGGGCGGCGCGCCCGCCGCTCGGATGCTGGCGCGGCGGCTCGCGCTGGAGCCGGACTCCTTCCCGGACGTCCGCGAACGCGCTCAGGCGCTGCTGGGCGGCGACGCCGAACTGGCTGCGGCGCGTCTGGCCTTCGCCGAAAGCTTGATCAAGGAATCCCGCACCCCGGCGGCGTCCGCGCTCACCCGCGCCGCCACTCGCGCCCTGATCGAAGACGCCGCCGAGGGATCCATCGCGCTCGCCCCGGCGTGGCTGGCAAAACTCGTGCAGTTCTCGGGCGATGGCGCGCTGAAAGCCGACTCGCCGCCGGCGCCCCTCAGCCCGCGCCCGCGCCTCGCGGAGCGAACGACGGCTCTGGAAATCACGATCGACGCCGCCGACACCGGCGCGCTGCCGGTGCTGGACGCCGCCTGGCTTCCGGACGGCCGCTGCGTCGCTGCGCTCGGCGAAGCCGGCGCCCGGATGCTCGCCCGCGATGGCCGCACGGTCGCGCATTTCGATCAGCCCGCGCACCGGCTGGTCCTCTCGGACAGCGGCGACCGCGCCCTCGCGCTCGCCCCGCGCGGCGACGCCGTGCACCTCGCCCGCCTGGACTTCCTCCAGCGCACCGCCCGCTCCTGGCGCGATGTCCGCCTCGATTCCTGGGCAAAGAGCTACGACGGATCCCTCTGGTTTGTCGCCGAAGGAACCGACTTCCTCGCGATCGACGCGCTGGCCGACGACTACAAAGCCCTCTGGCGCACCCCCAATATCCCGGGCCGCATCACACAGATCGCCCGCAGCGCCGCCGCCTGCTCGTTCCTCGTGCGCGTCACGGAAGATGTCGATCCGTGGGGAGTTCCAAAACCGCTCGAACACGAACTCTGGCAGCGCTGGCTGCTCGCACTCCCCGCTCTGAGCCTGCGCGCGCGGCCGGAAATCCCACAGCCAGCGATGGGCTATGTCGATCTGCGCCGCGTGGTCGCGCCCAGCGGAAGCATCGCGGAGCTGCGAATCCAACTGCCAACGGACGACTCCGCCGACGTCTTTTCGACCGCCTTAGCACTCTACGAATCGTCCGGCTCCGGCATTCCGCAACTTACGCGTCAAGTGTTCTTCCATAAGGAGAATAAGCCGCTGCACATTGCTCTCTCAGACGAATGGATCGTCGCCTCTACATCCACTGAGAACGGCGTCTGCTGCCGCCTGCTCGACACAAAGACCCTGACAGTACGCCTGCGAATCCATCTGAACGGCGCGAAAACCGTCTCGGCGCGCGTCGGCTTGGAGAATGTGACGATTGGGGACGACCGGGGGCGGCTGCTGGTGGTCGATCTGCGGCGGGGAGATTTGGTGAGGGATTTGCGGGTGGGGTGA
- a CDS encoding AAA family ATPase, whose protein sequence is MITENPLTPSLSALRAAIADAGQGLIEREALVESIALAAVAGEHVLVIGPPGAAKSEAVRRIARAIGGHYFEYLLGRFTEPSEIFGPVDLRRLREGFVETETTGMLPEAEIAFLDEVFLGSTAILNTLLGILNERVFRRGHTQAACPLRLCVGASNGLPEDDTLGAFADRFLVRVFLQPLPDTRLEELLEGGWALGNSTVQTAASLGDLDALAAAARRMDMAPIRPFLAHALRLLRAAGIPLSDRRAVKTQKLVAAAAVVAGRTQPTEADLWPIVLATPTAETQEIARQTLRALLDKTENATLKTAAEAASLGPLARAARLVDAGRRILAEHAAPDDLRAAERRRLALEGVAREIDAGFARESLPPDLIGVRAEIVATLEATPLTAVSGATVNAE, encoded by the coding sequence ATGATCACCGAAAATCCCCTTACCCCTTCCCTTTCCGCGCTGCGCGCCGCGATCGCCGACGCCGGCCAGGGACTGATCGAACGCGAAGCTCTGGTGGAATCCATCGCGCTGGCGGCGGTCGCTGGCGAGCACGTGCTGGTGATCGGCCCGCCGGGCGCCGCCAAGAGCGAAGCCGTCCGCCGGATCGCCCGCGCCATCGGCGGCCACTACTTCGAATATCTGCTCGGGCGCTTCACGGAGCCGAGTGAGATCTTCGGACCGGTCGATCTGCGGCGCCTGCGCGAAGGGTTCGTGGAGACGGAAACGACGGGGATGCTCCCGGAAGCCGAGATCGCCTTTCTGGACGAAGTGTTTCTCGGCTCGACCGCCATTCTCAACACCCTGCTTGGCATCCTGAACGAACGCGTCTTCCGGCGCGGCCACACGCAGGCGGCGTGTCCGCTGCGCCTGTGCGTCGGCGCCTCCAATGGACTGCCTGAGGACGATACCCTCGGCGCCTTCGCGGACCGATTCCTCGTCCGCGTCTTCCTCCAGCCGCTCCCGGACACACGCCTGGAGGAGCTATTGGAAGGCGGATGGGCGCTCGGAAACTCGACCGTGCAAACGGCCGCTTCCCTGGGGGACCTGGACGCGCTGGCGGCGGCGGCTCGCCGGATGGACATGGCGCCGATCCGTCCATTCCTCGCGCACGCCCTGCGCCTGCTGCGCGCCGCCGGGATCCCGCTTTCGGACCGCCGCGCCGTCAAGACGCAAAAGCTCGTCGCGGCCGCCGCCGTGGTCGCCGGCCGCACGCAGCCGACCGAAGCGGACCTCTGGCCGATCGTTCTGGCGACGCCGACCGCCGAGACTCAAGAGATTGCGCGCCAAACCCTGCGCGCGCTGCTGGACAAGACCGAGAACGCCACGCTAAAGACCGCCGCCGAAGCCGCCTCCCTCGGCCCGCTCGCCCGCGCCGCGCGTCTCGTCGACGCCGGCCGTCGCATCCTCGCCGAGCACGCCGCCCCGGACGACCTCCGCGCCGCCGAACGCCGCCGGCTGGCGCTCGAAGGCGTCGCCCGAGAGATCGACGCCGGCTTCGCGCGCGAATCCCTGCCGCCCGACCTCATCGGCGTCCGCGCCGAGATCGTCGCCACTCTTGAAGCGACGCCGCTGACGGCAGTCAGCGGCGCGACGGTGAACGCGGAATAA
- the msrA gene encoding peptide-methionine (S)-S-oxide reductase MsrA, translated as MAIATFGAGCFWGVEAAFRQTPGVTATAVGYEGGATENPTYKEVCTDRTGHAEVVQVEFDPAQVTYEELLAVFFGNHNPTTLNRQGPDVGSQYRSAIFYHSPEQQQQAEATKVKLDAAGVFNKPIVTEIVPAQTFYIAEDYHQQYLEKRGLASCHL; from the coding sequence ATGGCGATCGCGACATTTGGAGCGGGATGTTTTTGGGGCGTCGAAGCCGCGTTCCGGCAGACGCCGGGCGTCACCGCGACGGCCGTAGGATACGAGGGGGGAGCAACGGAAAATCCCACCTACAAGGAAGTTTGCACGGACCGGACCGGGCACGCCGAAGTCGTGCAGGTGGAGTTCGATCCGGCGCAGGTCACTTACGAAGAACTGCTCGCGGTCTTCTTCGGAAACCATAACCCGACGACGCTGAACCGGCAGGGGCCGGATGTCGGCTCGCAGTACCGCTCGGCGATTTTCTACCACTCGCCGGAGCAGCAGCAGCAGGCCGAAGCGACAAAGGTGAAGCTGGACGCGGCGGGCGTCTTCAATAAGCCCATCGTCACGGAGATCGTTCCGGCGCAGACATTCTACATTGCCGAAGATTATCACCAGCAATATCTGGAAAAGCGCGGCCTGGCGAGCTGCCACCTGTAA
- a CDS encoding methyl-accepting chemotaxis protein has product MTFFINLKIAYKLAVGFGFCLFLSAVLTVVAVKQMANQERIASLIVSDSVVGLQQLSIVAGETRQVRILQYRHLLTKEDAGKRDVEASISASVEKASSAIKGYVDTTIDPLDRRNAEDLQKSWDAYLGYQDRFLADSRQRRTDSAVQLMNGEMKQSFLSMVAVSDAMVVWNKKHGADYASASADAYRSGAALMGGMLLLSLALGIAFALAITRQVTGPLHLVSVGYDSMRNGCIANLNKAIGALACGDLTVRVEPKTKPIEVKSRDEIGKITETFNQMVGAVEETIVSFNQSQESLTRVVEQLQSAAGQVAQTSTTVVNAAQQVGSGSEEISATMGEVSSASEQSARGASEVAQGAASQAVSLASSRERIKNLTGSIDSVVHSAGEASGAASDAAGAAERGASTVARSIQSIRSIEQTIDASAETMGMLSESARTIGSIVETINQIAEQTNLLALNAAIEAARAGESGRGFAVVAEEVRKLAERSAVATREITSMIATVQERTQAATAATAKGRQEAATGVGLAGEVETALAEIARHAASVAERIAGIDEATRQMSAESNRISAEIDGVAAVVEQSSAAAEEMSASAEQVSASIQSVSAMSGQQAHAAESLLQSSSDLSNVAETLSETVRGFKIGEGAPVKLTLRKVA; this is encoded by the coding sequence ATGACCTTCTTCATCAACTTAAAGATTGCGTATAAACTCGCGGTCGGATTTGGATTCTGTTTGTTTCTCTCGGCTGTCCTCACGGTCGTCGCTGTGAAGCAGATGGCGAATCAGGAGCGGATCGCCAGCCTCATCGTCTCGGATTCCGTGGTTGGCTTGCAGCAGCTCAGCATTGTCGCGGGCGAAACACGCCAGGTTCGCATTTTGCAGTATCGTCACTTGCTGACCAAAGAAGATGCGGGTAAGCGTGACGTGGAGGCGTCGATCTCCGCCTCGGTCGAGAAAGCCAGCAGCGCCATCAAAGGGTATGTCGATACGACCATCGATCCGTTGGATCGGCGGAACGCCGAGGATTTGCAGAAAAGCTGGGATGCGTATTTGGGATACCAGGACAGGTTTCTGGCGGACAGCCGTCAGCGCCGGACCGATTCCGCCGTTCAGCTGATGAATGGGGAGATGAAGCAAAGCTTTTTGTCCATGGTGGCGGTATCCGACGCCATGGTGGTCTGGAACAAAAAGCATGGCGCGGACTATGCGAGCGCTTCGGCGGACGCATACCGAAGCGGCGCCGCGCTTATGGGGGGAATGCTGCTGCTGTCGCTGGCGCTGGGGATCGCGTTCGCGCTCGCCATCACGCGGCAGGTGACCGGGCCGCTCCACCTGGTGTCGGTGGGGTACGACAGTATGCGCAACGGCTGCATCGCAAATCTCAACAAGGCGATCGGCGCGCTGGCGTGCGGAGACCTGACCGTCCGAGTCGAGCCGAAGACAAAGCCCATCGAGGTCAAGTCTCGAGACGAGATCGGAAAAATCACCGAGACATTCAACCAGATGGTAGGCGCCGTTGAGGAAACCATCGTTTCGTTCAATCAGTCCCAGGAATCGCTGACGCGAGTGGTTGAGCAGCTCCAGTCGGCGGCGGGCCAGGTGGCGCAGACTTCCACGACCGTGGTGAATGCGGCGCAGCAGGTCGGTTCGGGCTCTGAGGAGATCAGCGCGACGATGGGCGAAGTCTCCAGCGCCAGCGAGCAGTCAGCGCGCGGCGCCAGCGAAGTGGCGCAGGGCGCGGCCAGCCAGGCCGTATCGCTCGCCAGCAGCCGGGAGCGTATCAAGAACCTGACCGGATCCATCGACAGCGTCGTTCACAGCGCCGGCGAAGCCAGCGGCGCGGCCAGCGACGCCGCCGGAGCCGCCGAGCGCGGCGCGAGCACGGTGGCGCGCTCCATCCAAAGCATCCGGTCCATCGAGCAGACCATCGACGCCAGCGCGGAGACGATGGGCATGCTCAGCGAATCGGCGCGCACGATCGGCTCGATCGTCGAGACGATCAACCAGATCGCCGAGCAGACGAACCTGCTCGCCCTGAACGCGGCGATCGAAGCGGCGCGGGCCGGGGAATCGGGCCGTGGCTTCGCGGTGGTGGCGGAGGAAGTGCGCAAGCTGGCGGAGCGTTCTGCGGTGGCGACGCGTGAGATCACGTCGATGATCGCGACGGTTCAGGAGCGCACGCAGGCGGCGACGGCGGCGACGGCGAAGGGCCGTCAGGAAGCGGCGACGGGCGTTGGCCTGGCCGGGGAAGTAGAGACGGCTTTGGCGGAGATCGCCCGCCATGCGGCGTCCGTGGCGGAGCGGATCGCGGGGATCGACGAGGCGACTCGCCAGATGAGCGCCGAGTCCAACCGGATCAGCGCGGAGATCGACGGCGTGGCGGCGGTGGTGGAGCAGAGCTCTGCGGCGGCCGAAGAGATGTCGGCGTCGGCGGAGCAGGTGTCGGCGTCGATCCAGAGCGTTTCGGCGATGAGCGGCCAGCAGGCGCACGCCGCGGAGAGCTTGCTGCAAAGCTCCAGCGACTTGAGCAATGTCGCCGAGACGCTTTCCGAAACCGTGCGCGGCTTCAAGATCGGGGAAGGTGCGCCGGTGAAGCTGACGCTGCGGAAAGTCGCGTAA
- a CDS encoding matrixin family metalloprotease — MLQDWLARLHLSLVALLLALSGHASVAPTTVNINVSRPAARAAAFTPNYAAAARMDRLWRWPRFPLHVFIAGHNDEEKREAGVAMAGFDEWVTASRDGVRYQIVNSPSEADVTVRFTTDEYLNDRRGVVGETHVSGRGGVLFKAEMRLATGGASDSDLQTAAAHEFGHALGIGGHSNSPKDLMYPSQVRYLRWDQTPIPSAPRHVTRRDLNTLRVCYPDLTPPG; from the coding sequence TTGCTCCAAGACTGGCTTGCGCGTTTACATCTGTCGCTTGTCGCGCTGCTGCTCGCGCTGAGCGGCCACGCTTCCGTCGCGCCGACGACGGTCAATATCAATGTGTCGCGCCCGGCGGCGCGGGCCGCCGCCTTCACGCCGAACTACGCCGCCGCCGCCAGGATGGATCGTCTCTGGCGCTGGCCTCGTTTCCCGCTTCATGTGTTTATCGCCGGGCATAACGACGAGGAAAAACGAGAGGCCGGCGTCGCCATGGCCGGGTTTGACGAGTGGGTGACGGCGTCCCGCGACGGCGTCCGTTACCAGATCGTCAACAGTCCGTCCGAAGCGGACGTGACGGTGCGTTTCACCACGGACGAATACCTGAACGATCGGCGGGGCGTGGTCGGAGAAACGCATGTCTCGGGCCGGGGCGGCGTGCTGTTCAAAGCCGAGATGCGGCTGGCGACCGGCGGCGCGAGCGATTCGGATTTGCAGACGGCGGCGGCGCATGAATTCGGCCACGCGCTCGGGATCGGCGGCCACAGCAACAGCCCGAAAGATTTGATGTATCCCTCGCAAGTGCGCTACCTCCGCTGGGATCAAACGCCGATCCCGTCCGCGCCGCGCCATGTGACGCGCCGCGATCTGAATACCCTGCGTGTCTGCTACCCGGACCTCACCCCGCCGGGATAA
- a CDS encoding lytic transglycosylase domain-containing protein, whose amino-acid sequence MPIDHRSLRVRRIALGLALTSAAALIGFTFTGCRPRPAPISGGATLSSTPPNPGADALPLHLDREQRIRSIIDGLRKPVMGRLVSTRDVSRVADQLGPIVAEAARAPEAQAILERMAREEGVSRETAQTSWVHLQEADLLLESGGDPDAISSAGAVGVAQWMPGVGGHGLLAVDLPASRRLTAPIDAFKQRIAWREYWRAEPPGAAPAPPPVSIGPALTPAQAAAELPALATRLELLRAQRRRIDRRYDPRQAIFAQTNYLLKLYPRFPSADWIFQAYHGGEAGVERTLRKYLGPQWPGDAAAAIRRGNAGRRLSFEDVYLTSSPQSHPAAFSYLYGRGDDHRHYWWKLRAAQEAIALYRRDPAAFQRQWEALLPGRGTDALWYGASPTISNTAALLAAARSGALIPIAGIPGVTVTAPSPRPFAPPVAVMRIEARGALVLIASAYRSAGGPGPLVVGDTTLSVQDADWLAAHAPISPRTAMLPPEPDIRPGGGPPANFNAHTTGTAFDLIPPTDVNARKTLEYALGYWKDRKVLWWKEEQSEGALRYHIAPNPAYRQALERIGAADSFIPAG is encoded by the coding sequence ATGCCTATCGACCACCGAAGTCTCCGCGTTCGCCGGATCGCCCTCGGCCTCGCCCTCACAAGCGCCGCCGCCCTGATCGGTTTCACATTCACGGGATGCCGCCCCCGCCCCGCGCCGATCTCGGGCGGCGCCACACTATCCTCCACGCCTCCCAATCCCGGCGCCGACGCCCTGCCGCTCCATCTCGACCGCGAGCAGAGGATTCGCAGCATCATCGACGGGCTGCGCAAGCCGGTGATGGGACGCCTGGTTTCGACGCGAGATGTCTCGCGCGTAGCGGATCAGCTTGGGCCGATTGTGGCCGAGGCGGCGCGCGCGCCGGAGGCGCAGGCGATACTGGAGCGGATGGCGCGTGAGGAAGGCGTTTCGCGGGAGACGGCCCAGACATCGTGGGTCCACTTGCAGGAAGCGGACCTTCTGCTGGAGTCCGGCGGAGACCCGGACGCGATTTCGAGCGCCGGAGCGGTTGGCGTAGCGCAGTGGATGCCGGGCGTGGGCGGGCACGGACTTCTGGCCGTCGATCTGCCGGCCTCCCGCCGCCTGACGGCGCCCATCGACGCGTTCAAGCAGCGCATCGCCTGGCGGGAGTACTGGCGCGCGGAGCCGCCGGGGGCGGCGCCTGCGCCGCCCCCGGTGTCCATCGGACCGGCGCTCACGCCGGCTCAGGCCGCCGCCGAGCTCCCCGCGCTTGCGACGCGTCTTGAGCTGCTCCGGGCGCAGCGGCGACGCATCGATCGGCGTTACGATCCGCGCCAGGCGATCTTCGCGCAGACGAACTATCTGCTGAAGCTTTATCCGCGCTTTCCCAGCGCGGATTGGATCTTTCAAGCTTATCATGGCGGCGAAGCCGGAGTAGAGCGCACGCTGCGCAAATATCTGGGTCCTCAGTGGCCCGGCGACGCGGCGGCGGCGATCCGCCGGGGAAACGCGGGCCGGCGGCTGAGTTTCGAGGACGTGTATCTGACGAGCAGCCCACAAAGTCATCCGGCCGCGTTTTCTTATTTGTATGGGCGCGGCGACGACCACCGGCATTACTGGTGGAAGCTGCGCGCGGCGCAGGAGGCGATCGCGCTGTACCGTCGTGATCCCGCCGCCTTTCAGCGCCAATGGGAAGCGCTGCTGCCCGGGCGCGGTACGGACGCCCTCTGGTACGGGGCGTCTCCCACGATCTCGAACACGGCGGCGCTTCTGGCCGCCGCGCGGAGCGGCGCGCTCATCCCCATCGCCGGCATCCCCGGCGTCACCGTGACAGCGCCCTCTCCCCGTCCGTTCGCCCCGCCGGTCGCCGTCATGCGAATCGAAGCGCGCGGGGCGCTGGTTTTGATCGCGTCCGCCTACCGGAGCGCCGGCGGCCCCGGTCCGCTCGTTGTGGGAGACACGACGCTGTCCGTGCAGGACGCCGATTGGCTCGCCGCGCACGCGCCCATTTCCCCGCGAACAGCCATGCTTCCGCCCGAGCCGGACATCCGGCCCGGCGGCGGACCGCCCGCGAACTTCAACGCGCACACAACGGGAACGGCGTTCGACTTGATCCCGCCAACGGATGTGAACGCGCGCAAAACTCTGGAGTACGCGCTCGGCTACTGGAAGGACCGTAAGGTTCTCTGGTGGAAGGAGGAGCAGTCCGAAGGGGCGCTGCGATACCATATCGCGCCCAATCCTGCGTACCGTCAGGCGCTGGAGCGAATCGGCGCGGCTGATTCGTTTATCCCGGCGGGGTGA
- a CDS encoding hydrolase: protein MNDAKLTLDPKTTALVLIDLQKGVVSRDVAPYSSQDVVAQSARLAERFRELESTVALVHVSFHPDGRDRLTAPVDESMASASPPPGWDEFVPELSPRPSDLVVTKHQWGAFYETGLDLQLRRRGVQTIVLGGLVTNFGVESTARDAYERGYAVVLAEDAMASMTAEAHEFAVKSVFPRLGRVRSVQNILDALG from the coding sequence ATGAATGACGCAAAACTGACGCTCGATCCGAAGACGACGGCTTTAGTGCTGATCGATCTGCAAAAGGGCGTAGTGAGCCGCGATGTCGCGCCCTACTCCTCCCAAGATGTCGTCGCGCAAAGCGCGCGTCTGGCGGAGCGGTTCCGGGAGCTGGAATCGACGGTAGCGCTCGTCCACGTCTCATTTCATCCCGACGGCCGGGACCGGCTGACGGCGCCGGTGGACGAATCGATGGCGTCGGCCTCCCCGCCGCCCGGCTGGGATGAGTTCGTCCCAGAGCTCAGCCCGCGTCCGAGCGACCTGGTCGTGACCAAGCATCAGTGGGGAGCGTTCTATGAAACGGGGCTGGATCTGCAGCTGCGCCGACGCGGCGTCCAAACCATCGTCCTGGGCGGACTCGTCACGAACTTCGGCGTCGAATCCACGGCGCGCGACGCCTATGAACGCGGCTACGCGGTCGTTTTGGCTGAAGACGCCATGGCGAGCATGACCGCCGAGGCGCACGAATTCGCGGTCAAATCGGTATTTCCCCGATTGGGACGTGTCCGCTCCGTCCAGAATATTCTGGACGCTCTGGGGTAG
- a CDS encoding DUF1559 domain-containing protein, which translates to MTQHATKKGFTLIELLVVIAIIAILAAILFPVFAKAREKARQISCLSNEKQLGLAILQYSQDSDERMPCGTAVTGVNTQDGKGWASQIYSYVKSTAVFRCPDDSTSGSNVAPITYPISYGINLQATRSALADFVSDSKSVMLFETVGSAASITTVGNAVSGDITSPAADGNPEGFNGVGRFATGVMSGASPSEVGGNNGWYDTKTGRHTDASNYLMADGHAKWIRPTSVSTGGDGSNGDCNTFTSGTFAGTAASVDCSATGLAATFSVH; encoded by the coding sequence ATGACCCAGCACGCGACCAAGAAGGGCTTCACGCTGATTGAGCTCCTCGTCGTCATCGCTATCATCGCGATTCTCGCCGCGATTCTCTTTCCCGTCTTCGCCAAAGCCCGCGAAAAGGCGCGGCAGATCTCGTGTCTCTCGAATGAAAAGCAGCTAGGACTTGCGATTTTGCAATATTCTCAGGATAGCGACGAGCGTATGCCCTGCGGAACGGCGGTTACCGGCGTCAACACGCAGGATGGGAAAGGCTGGGCGTCGCAGATCTACAGTTACGTCAAAAGTACGGCGGTTTTCCGATGCCCGGACGATTCCACGTCCGGCTCGAACGTCGCCCCAATTACTTATCCCATCTCTTACGGTATAAACCTGCAAGCCACACGCAGCGCGCTCGCCGACTTCGTCAGCGATTCCAAATCCGTCATGCTGTTTGAAACCGTCGGGAGCGCGGCGAGCATCACGACGGTGGGGAACGCCGTCAGCGGCGACATCACATCGCCGGCCGCCGATGGGAATCCCGAGGGCTTCAACGGCGTCGGCCGCTTTGCGACTGGCGTTATGTCGGGCGCGAGTCCCTCCGAAGTCGGCGGCAACAATGGCTGGTACGACACCAAGACGGGACGCCATACCGACGCCTCGAATTACTTGATGGCCGACGGCCACGCGAAGTGGATCCGGCCAACGTCCGTTTCAACCGGCGGAGACGGTTCGAATGGCGACTGCAACACATTCACGAGCGGAACATTCGCGGGGACGGCCGCATCGGTCGACTGCTCGGCCACGGGTCTCGCGGCGACGTTCAGCGTGCATTAA